The Candidatus Kaelpia aquatica genome includes the window AAATATAGGTGATGAAAATGATTTAGAGGTAGCTAAAAATGTGAATCTTTTGTTTTATGGCGAAGATTTTTACGAAAGAGAGGAAGCTCTTAATAGATTGATAGATTTAGGGGATTATCATGTGGTAGAACCTTTGATGAGAACATTGAGCGAGGGTTGCTTGGTTTTTCGCATTCATGCAGCCAAAGCATTGGGAGATATAGGCGATCTTCGTGCAGTAGATCCTTTAATAGAAGCTTTAAGCGATGAAGATCATCAGGTCAGAGAAGGGGCAGCCAAAGCATTGGGAGATATAGGAGAACCTGCCGTAGATTCTTTAATAGAAGCTTTAAGTGATGAGAATTCTATGAGTTCTATGGTTATATGTATGTTGTCTAAAGCATTGTCTTACATAGGAGAACCTGCCGTAGATCCTTTAATAGAAGCTTTAAGCGATGAAGATCATCAGGTCAGGGAAGGGGCAGCGCAGGTATTAGGAAAAATATTAGAGGGAAGAAATTTAATCGGTGGGAGAGAAGTAGTTGAGGTATTGGAGAATACATTAGTAGGTATAAGCGATCTTTGCATCATAGATCTTTTTATAGAAAACTTAGATTCTCGGGTTGAAAGAGGATTAA containing:
- a CDS encoding HEAT repeat domain-containing protein, with the translated sequence MENLNIINRRYAILLITTFVFIAMFSPIASSEEERGCTFGALPPSNYFTGFDSSINNPLVLEGISFGSIDLDNLGFIITNISDIFDAAVLIDTIIDESDYNIRNETINRIENIGDENDLEVAKNVNLLFYGEDFYEREEALNRLIDLGDYHVVEPLMRTLSEGCLVFRIHAAKALGDIGDLRAVDPLIEALSDEDHQVREGAAKALGDIGEPAVDSLIEALSDENSMSSMVICMLSKALSYIGEPAVDPLIEALSDEDHQVREGAAQVLGKILEGRNLIGGREVVEVLENTLVGISDLCIIDLFIENLDSRVERGLIEALSYIGEPAVDPLIEALSDEDHQVREGAAKALGDIGDLRAVDPLIEALSDEDHQVR